A single genomic interval of Terriglobus albidus harbors:
- a CDS encoding serine hydrolase domain-containing protein, producing MRIQTRTYGTLAAAAAMWTLCATLHAQEISPELKQKIDETAQKVLRETGAPSASVGIVKDGAIVYTTAFGKSRLDINADAMPEMAYAIGSISKQFTAACILLLQEDGKLKLDDPVAKWFPELTRSKDITLRNLLTHTSGYSDYAPQDYTIPEWTKPGDPLKLVHTWAGKPLDFEPGTKWQYSNTNFVLAGLIVEKAGGMKFADFRRQRILEPLHMQHVLDLNTDQARLQVAGYFRNALGPLRKATLEAPGWYFADGDLAMPVEDLLTWDISVMNQTLLKPESYRELTTSFKLKDGADTHYGLGISVGDRNGHHVVSHTGEVGGFVASNSVFPEDKVAIAVLTNQEASSAASAIARGIAGAMLPPGPNAAASPETQAKTILSGLQQGKIDRSIFTGNANFYFNQEALDDFSSSLQPLGEVKSVVKQDESLRGGMTLRSFTVTFAGGKEVRLSTFTTTDGKLEQFLIIP from the coding sequence ATGCGGATACAGACAAGAACCTATGGCACTCTCGCCGCTGCTGCGGCAATGTGGACACTCTGCGCTACGCTCCACGCACAGGAGATTTCGCCGGAGCTGAAGCAGAAGATCGATGAGACCGCGCAGAAGGTGCTGAGAGAAACCGGCGCGCCCTCGGCCTCGGTTGGCATCGTGAAAGACGGAGCGATCGTCTACACCACAGCCTTCGGCAAATCGCGTCTCGACATCAACGCTGACGCCATGCCGGAGATGGCCTACGCCATCGGCTCCATCAGCAAGCAGTTCACCGCGGCCTGCATCCTGCTGCTGCAGGAGGACGGCAAACTCAAGCTCGACGATCCGGTGGCGAAGTGGTTTCCGGAGCTCACCCGCTCCAAAGACATCACCCTGCGCAACCTGCTGACCCACACTTCCGGCTACTCAGACTACGCTCCGCAGGACTACACCATTCCCGAGTGGACCAAACCGGGTGACCCGCTCAAGCTGGTCCACACCTGGGCAGGCAAGCCGCTGGACTTCGAGCCGGGAACGAAGTGGCAGTACTCCAACACCAACTTCGTCCTCGCCGGTCTGATCGTCGAGAAGGCAGGCGGGATGAAGTTCGCCGACTTCCGCCGCCAGCGCATCCTGGAGCCGCTGCACATGCAGCACGTCCTCGATCTGAATACGGATCAAGCTCGACTGCAGGTAGCCGGCTACTTCCGCAATGCCCTCGGCCCGCTGCGCAAGGCTACCCTGGAAGCTCCGGGCTGGTACTTCGCCGACGGCGACCTGGCGATGCCGGTGGAGGACCTGCTCACCTGGGATATCAGCGTGATGAACCAGACGCTGCTCAAGCCGGAGAGCTATCGCGAGCTGACCACCAGCTTCAAGCTGAAGGACGGCGCCGACACCCATTACGGCCTTGGCATCAGTGTCGGCGACCGCAACGGACATCACGTCGTCTCGCACACGGGCGAGGTCGGAGGCTTCGTCGCCTCCAACAGCGTCTTTCCCGAGGACAAGGTCGCCATTGCCGTCCTTACCAACCAGGAGGCCAGCTCCGCCGCCAGTGCAATTGCGCGCGGCATCGCCGGCGCCATGCTTCCACCGGGACCCAACGCCGCTGCCAGCCCCGAAACCCAGGCGAAGACCATCCTCTCCGGCCTGCAGCAAGGCAAGATCGACCGCTCGATCTTTACCGGCAACGCCAACTTCTACTTCAACCAGGAGGCACTGGATGACTTCTCCTCCAGCCTGCAGCCTCTGGGTGAGGTGAAGTCTGTCGTCAAACAGGATGAAAGCCTGCGCGGAGGCATGACCCTGCGCAGCTTCACGGTGACCTTTGCCGGGGGCAAAGAGGTCAGGCTATCCACGTTCACCACCACCGACGGCAAGCTGGAACAGTTCCTGATTATTCCGTGA
- a CDS encoding GGDEF domain-containing protein, translating into MLNAQLIPDTVALVTLIALLEVFRRRHPADRVRLWLIGMLWIFVECVARMFYERHAPYHRFLHVIALDSYVIAGTIFVYSAHRNAIPWTTRFVVHAVNVLPMVIIAAMYGAEYRGSMLPYYLCCAFALITGGLMATVFRSSLSSRLGTYLVFRVLIWGPTIGFLYTHEVRAAVYWLLATLFLAAGISMHQMLERSGAGKLAIVAGFTMWAFCFGTHPFVSDNGFWGPIMSRFWDLQKFIIMVGMLMVLLDEQIAHNHSLALHDDLTGLPNRRLLEDRLAQAMARAERNGSSTAVVMLDLNGFKRVNDTLGHAAGDHLLCQFVEELKKAVRTADTLARYGGDEFVVVVGDIVRGQPVDRLVEAMRRAGARDYEVQGHTFAVEAAVGAAVFPEDAGTVTELLRIADDRMYRNKPLRPVTGGISSSDLGIPIAK; encoded by the coding sequence ATGCTGAATGCCCAGCTCATTCCGGATACGGTTGCCCTGGTAACGCTGATCGCGTTGCTGGAGGTCTTTCGGCGTCGTCACCCCGCGGACCGGGTGCGGTTGTGGCTGATCGGCATGCTGTGGATCTTCGTGGAGTGCGTGGCACGGATGTTCTACGAGCGCCATGCCCCTTATCACCGATTCCTTCATGTCATAGCGCTGGACTCGTATGTCATCGCCGGGACAATCTTCGTTTACAGCGCCCATCGTAACGCGATTCCCTGGACCACCCGGTTTGTGGTGCACGCGGTCAACGTACTGCCAATGGTAATCATCGCTGCGATGTATGGCGCCGAGTACCGCGGCAGTATGCTCCCCTACTACCTGTGCTGCGCGTTCGCGCTGATAACCGGCGGTCTGATGGCGACGGTCTTTCGCAGCAGCTTGTCCAGCCGGTTGGGGACCTATCTCGTCTTCCGCGTCCTCATCTGGGGTCCAACGATCGGCTTTCTGTATACGCACGAGGTCCGTGCAGCCGTGTACTGGCTGCTGGCGACGCTATTTCTTGCCGCCGGCATCAGCATGCACCAGATGTTGGAGCGCAGCGGAGCAGGCAAACTCGCCATTGTGGCGGGATTCACCATGTGGGCCTTCTGTTTCGGCACGCATCCGTTTGTGAGTGACAACGGGTTCTGGGGACCGATCATGAGCCGGTTCTGGGATCTGCAGAAGTTCATCATCATGGTCGGCATGCTGATGGTGCTGCTCGATGAGCAGATCGCCCACAATCACTCGCTGGCGTTGCATGACGACCTGACCGGCCTGCCCAATCGCCGCCTGCTGGAAGACAGGCTGGCCCAGGCGATGGCGCGGGCGGAGAGAAACGGAAGCAGTACAGCTGTCGTGATGCTGGATCTGAACGGCTTCAAGCGAGTGAACGATACTCTTGGCCATGCCGCCGGCGACCACCTCCTGTGTCAGTTTGTGGAAGAGCTGAAGAAGGCGGTACGGACCGCCGACACGCTGGCACGGTATGGCGGAGACGAATTCGTAGTGGTCGTTGGTGATATCGTCCGGGGCCAGCCCGTAGACCGGTTAGTAGAAGCGATGCGGCGAGCCGGAGCCAGGGACTACGAGGTGCAGGGACATACCTTCGCCGTCGAAGCCGCAGTCGGAGCGGCAGTCTTTCCCGAGGACGCCGGCACGGTTACAGAGCTACTACGCATTGCCGACGACCGCATGTACCGCAATAAGCCGCTGCGGCCGGTCACAGGCGGCATTAGCTCCAGCGACCTGGGCATCCCGATCGCGAAGTAG
- a CDS encoding O-methyltransferase: MNPSTLSVLQRMEAEGAENDNRESEHARKWLNLEPETGSLLSVLLRLSRVHDVLEIGTSTGYSTICIASVLQEQGGRVTTIERDPVKQARAQANVAEADLSDYVDWRLGEATDIVAALFGPYDCVFFDADRVSAPAQLNLLLPKLSRPALLLTDNALSHPEQIQDYLRRVDELPGVIHIVIPIGKGLSVAHLP; the protein is encoded by the coding sequence ATGAATCCCTCAACGCTGAGCGTCTTGCAACGAATGGAAGCGGAAGGGGCAGAGAACGACAACCGAGAGTCAGAGCACGCCCGAAAGTGGCTCAATCTCGAACCTGAGACAGGTTCTCTCCTCTCGGTCCTCCTCAGACTCTCCCGGGTGCACGATGTTTTGGAGATTGGTACGTCCACCGGCTACAGCACGATCTGTATCGCTTCCGTACTCCAGGAACAGGGTGGGCGAGTGACGACGATCGAGCGTGACCCCGTAAAGCAGGCGAGGGCACAGGCGAATGTTGCCGAAGCAGACTTGTCAGATTATGTGGATTGGAGACTGGGCGAGGCGACAGATATCGTCGCGGCTCTCTTCGGCCCATACGACTGTGTTTTCTTCGACGCCGATCGCGTCAGTGCTCCGGCTCAACTCAATCTGCTGTTGCCAAAGCTGTCTCGTCCCGCCCTGTTACTCACCGATAATGCGCTCTCGCACCCGGAACAGATTCAAGACTATCTCCGGCGTGTCGATGAACTGCCAGGGGTCATCCATATCGTCATACCCATCGGAAAGGGATTGAGCGTCGCCCATCTTCCCTAA
- the plsX gene encoding phosphate acyltransferase PlsX — MLIDIVLDAMGSDKAPEPELRGAILACRHLPVRVHLVGPREVLRPALDQHLRGERLPIEIVHASEWISMEDKAAQAVRSKRDSSMRVGLKMVREGRAAGFFTAGNTGAAMATAKMVLGGLEGVDRPALATILPTQTGLPCLLLDVGANVDSEPKNLLDFAIMGKVYSEQVLKTRDTSVGLLSIGEEDSKGNSLTRETLPLLRDLLGRNFIGNVEGRDLYNGRADVVVCDGFTGNVALKTSEGLVKLFSSSLKNALKSTVTAQVGALLSRKAFNTFKRKLDYSEYGGAPLLGVRGVCTIGHGSSNERAIMNGIRVTAEVAQANVNGQIEAALRNSNGNGDMTL; from the coding sequence ATGCTGATTGATATCGTTCTGGACGCGATGGGCTCTGATAAGGCCCCCGAGCCCGAGCTTCGTGGGGCCATCCTTGCCTGCCGTCATCTGCCGGTCAGGGTCCACCTTGTTGGGCCCAGGGAAGTTCTGCGCCCTGCGCTTGACCAGCATCTGCGCGGCGAACGGCTGCCGATCGAGATCGTCCACGCCAGCGAATGGATCAGCATGGAGGACAAGGCGGCGCAGGCCGTCCGCTCCAAGCGCGACTCTTCCATGCGTGTCGGCCTGAAGATGGTCCGCGAAGGCCGCGCCGCCGGCTTCTTCACCGCCGGCAACACCGGCGCCGCCATGGCCACCGCCAAGATGGTGTTGGGCGGCCTGGAGGGTGTTGACCGCCCGGCGCTGGCGACGATTCTGCCAACACAAACCGGACTTCCCTGCCTGTTGCTGGATGTGGGCGCGAATGTCGACTCCGAGCCGAAGAACCTGCTGGACTTCGCCATTATGGGCAAGGTCTACAGCGAACAGGTGCTGAAGACCAGAGACACCTCTGTCGGTCTGCTGTCGATCGGCGAAGAGGACTCCAAAGGGAATTCGCTTACTCGGGAGACCCTGCCACTGCTACGCGATCTGCTGGGCCGAAACTTCATCGGCAACGTAGAAGGCCGCGATCTCTACAACGGCCGCGCTGACGTCGTTGTTTGCGATGGCTTTACCGGCAATGTTGCCCTCAAGACCAGCGAGGGCCTGGTCAAGCTGTTCTCGTCGTCGCTCAAGAATGCCCTTAAGTCGACCGTGACCGCACAGGTGGGAGCGCTGCTCTCCCGCAAGGCCTTCAACACCTTCAAGCGTAAGCTCGACTACTCCGAGTACGGTGGCGCTCCGCTTCTGGGTGTACGCGGCGTCTGCACCATCGGTCACGGCAGTTCCAATGAGCGCGCGATCATGAATGGTATCCGCGTTACCGCCGAAGTCGCTCAGGCCAACGTTAATGGCCAGATCGAAGCGGCGCTCCGTAACAGCAATGGCAACGGCGATATGACGTTGTAA
- the rpmF gene encoding 50S ribosomal protein L32, whose product MPNPKRRHSKQRTAKRRSHDFLVPTGVSECPNCHERKLPHRACPKCGTYKGREVLAVKSEA is encoded by the coding sequence ATGCCGAATCCGAAACGGCGCCACTCCAAGCAGCGCACAGCGAAGCGCCGCAGCCACGACTTCCTCGTTCCCACGGGCGTTTCCGAGTGCCCGAACTGCCATGAGCGCAAGCTGCCCCACCGTGCGTGCCCCAAGTGCGGCACCTACAAGGGCCGCGAAGTTCTCGCAGTGAAGAGCGAAGCCTAA
- a CDS encoding YybH family protein has product MRRILLALVFASATLAPAQLGTVPQQTLDCVKVLLAQERSWNAGDIEGFLTGYKDSPETIFVSRGVHKGFAELADNYRRSYPTKAAMGTLSFSDFDVKQLDENFAVVLGRFHLERKKQDGGNAEGVFSLVMEKTEGGWKIVVDHTT; this is encoded by the coding sequence ATGCGCCGTATTTTGCTCGCCCTGGTCTTCGCCTCCGCCACCCTTGCACCTGCCCAGTTGGGAACCGTACCCCAGCAGACCCTGGATTGCGTCAAGGTTCTGCTCGCGCAGGAACGTTCCTGGAATGCAGGCGACATTGAAGGCTTTCTGACGGGCTATAAGGACTCTCCGGAGACGATCTTCGTCAGCCGCGGCGTGCACAAAGGATTTGCGGAACTGGCAGACAACTACCGCCGGAGCTATCCGACGAAGGCCGCGATGGGCACGCTGAGTTTTTCCGATTTCGATGTGAAGCAGCTGGATGAGAATTTTGCGGTGGTGCTGGGAAGATTCCATCTCGAGCGAAAAAAACAGGATGGCGGAAATGCCGAGGGTGTCTTTTCGCTGGTGATGGAGAAGACTGAGGGTGGTTGGAAGATCGTGGTGGATCACACGACGTAA
- a CDS encoding M20/M25/M40 family metallo-hydrolase, whose translation MHRYIALPLALSLTAFAADKPSTTKPAQPAAETLDLATIARIREEGIGRSHVMEYAGALFDLSGPRLTFSPDYQKAADWSVDQFKHMGLVNAHTESFGETGMGWRQIGTSVLMTQPGTATMLAQAGPWSPATKGEITAEVIAVPTLHTPADLDKWKGKLAGKVVLYGDAPKTSPNPSAPLESYDAAKLQHLSEFPLDGDQGETDVLPTDPNFWGKRFTTFKEDLAKFFAAEHAVAALIPGGSNGALHDDTSTAGFGWFVFKPEHRQMIPGAVINTESFLRMSRLLEHKVPVSVRINIQTEFTGDKVDGLNVVADLPGTDPALQDQIVMAGGHLDSWVAGTGATDDGAGVVVAMEALRILKALDLKPRRTIRVALWGGEEQGIYGSRGYVVNHLASMKYPEGEKYKNLPAFVMLPSSVTPKADYANFDAYFNMDNGTGKFLGVYAEGNSEAASIFRQWMEPVKDLGFTAISERATGATDHVSFDQVGLPGFQFIQDPRDYDTRSHHTALDTYERLSEPDLRQAATIMAIFLWNASQRDAMMPRKTVNLSVPKPLAGLYPKVN comes from the coding sequence ATGCACCGGTACATTGCCCTTCCCCTCGCCCTGAGCCTGACGGCGTTCGCTGCGGACAAACCCTCCACAACCAAGCCCGCGCAGCCAGCAGCCGAGACGCTCGACCTCGCCACCATCGCCCGCATCCGCGAGGAAGGCATCGGCCGGTCGCACGTGATGGAATACGCCGGGGCGCTCTTCGATCTCTCCGGTCCGCGCCTGACCTTCTCGCCGGACTACCAGAAAGCCGCCGACTGGTCCGTCGACCAGTTCAAGCACATGGGGCTCGTGAATGCCCATACCGAGAGCTTCGGCGAGACCGGCATGGGATGGCGGCAGATCGGCACGTCGGTGCTGATGACCCAGCCGGGAACTGCGACCATGCTGGCGCAGGCCGGTCCCTGGTCGCCCGCGACCAAGGGAGAGATCACGGCCGAGGTGATCGCCGTACCCACGCTGCACACGCCGGCCGATCTCGATAAGTGGAAGGGCAAGCTGGCCGGGAAGGTGGTTCTCTACGGAGACGCCCCGAAGACCTCACCCAATCCGTCGGCTCCGCTCGAGAGCTATGACGCTGCAAAGCTGCAGCACCTCTCCGAGTTTCCGCTGGACGGCGACCAGGGCGAGACGGATGTACTGCCCACCGATCCCAATTTCTGGGGCAAGCGTTTTACGACCTTCAAGGAGGACCTCGCGAAGTTCTTTGCCGCCGAGCACGCTGTAGCCGCGCTGATTCCAGGCGGAAGTAACGGAGCGCTGCATGACGACACCAGCACGGCGGGCTTCGGTTGGTTTGTCTTCAAGCCGGAGCACAGGCAGATGATTCCCGGCGCCGTGATCAACACCGAATCATTTCTACGCATGTCCCGCCTGCTCGAGCACAAGGTACCGGTGAGCGTGCGCATCAACATCCAGACGGAGTTCACGGGCGACAAGGTCGATGGCCTGAATGTGGTCGCCGATCTGCCCGGCACCGATCCCGCGCTCCAGGATCAGATCGTAATGGCCGGCGGACATCTCGATAGCTGGGTCGCCGGCACCGGCGCCACCGATGACGGTGCGGGTGTGGTAGTGGCGATGGAGGCGCTGCGCATTTTGAAGGCGCTCGATCTCAAACCGCGGCGAACGATTCGTGTTGCGCTGTGGGGCGGTGAAGAACAGGGCATCTACGGATCGCGTGGTTACGTCGTGAACCACCTGGCAAGCATGAAGTATCCCGAAGGAGAGAAGTACAAGAACCTTCCCGCATTCGTCATGCTGCCGAGCAGCGTCACGCCCAAGGCCGACTACGCGAACTTCGACGCCTATTTCAACATGGATAATGGCACTGGCAAGTTCCTCGGCGTCTATGCCGAGGGCAACAGCGAAGCCGCGAGCATCTTCCGCCAGTGGATGGAGCCGGTGAAAGACCTGGGCTTCACAGCCATCTCAGAACGCGCGACAGGCGCCACCGATCACGTCAGCTTCGACCAGGTAGGCCTTCCAGGCTTCCAGTTCATTCAGGACCCCCGCGACTACGACACCCGCAGCCACCACACCGCGCTCGATACCTACGAGCGCCTCTCCGAGCCGGACCTGCGTCAGGCCGCAACCATCATGGCGATCTTTCTATGGAACGCATCGCAGCGCGACGCCATGATGCCGAGGAAGACCGTGAACCTCAGTGTGCCGAAGCCGCTTGCGGGCCTGTACCCAAAGGTGAATTGA
- a CDS encoding YceD family protein: MLITPLLLEKEPLELDEKLPALDYTPDVRQVGVLAVNGRAELLAEHRGPREIVQDIRLRAKYSGDFEVLCARCVDPVPQHIEGEFDLLFRPTGIDAGQGERSISEAETEIGYYEKSGLVLEDVVREQVLLSLPGRTLCREDCKGLCPRCGQNLNQGSCDCEDRTVDPRWNALADLASRMKS, translated from the coding sequence GTGCTCATTACGCCGCTGCTATTGGAAAAAGAGCCGCTGGAGCTGGACGAGAAGCTGCCGGCGCTGGACTATACGCCGGATGTCCGCCAGGTGGGCGTTCTGGCCGTGAATGGCCGGGCGGAGTTGCTGGCGGAACATCGTGGACCCCGCGAAATTGTGCAGGATATCCGCCTGCGGGCCAAATATTCGGGTGACTTCGAGGTGCTTTGCGCCCGGTGTGTCGACCCGGTTCCACAGCACATCGAGGGCGAGTTCGACCTCCTCTTCCGTCCCACCGGGATCGATGCCGGACAGGGGGAACGATCCATTTCGGAGGCGGAGACCGAAATCGGGTATTATGAGAAGAGCGGCCTCGTGCTGGAGGACGTCGTGCGGGAGCAGGTGTTGCTCTCCCTGCCCGGACGGACGCTCTGTCGCGAAGACTGCAAAGGACTTTGCCCGCGTTGCGGACAGAATCTGAACCAGGGAAGCTGTGACTGCGAGGACCGCACGGTCGATCCGCGGTGGAACGCTCTCGCAGATCTGGCCAGCCGGATGAAATCTTGA
- a CDS encoding NAD(P)/FAD-dependent oxidoreductase, translated as MNDIDVLVVGAGPSGSTAAKLLGEAGVRALVLEKAEVFPREKPCGGGLSARMLTRFPYVKDVLAEIGTNPIRRVYLESPDGTGVTWEQDDPIMYLIRRWEFDAALFRRAQAVAQVELGVTVRALRVLPDGVEVEATDGRTFRAKMVIGCDSANSVIARHSGLRVGDIRSEYAVDMMEETPVARLQAARPDTVSLFLTLTKTFGYGYIFPKTDHCNLGFGCKLNYYLEELRGRGKEHHAAWVEEMKQKGFVTGETQKDSYKAFPIPVGGPLAKTYTGRVLLAGDAGGFVNAFTAEGIFYAMSSGALAAEAAIAAIQAGDFSEGQLKSYERVWKAEIGGDLEHSVDIQRRLFNDSGRIDQIVRAAARDQDLLRLLIGYSMGAVRYEELRNYMAASALPKWVMSKITSVFRFGSKGTAATSGV; from the coding sequence ATGAACGACATTGATGTGCTTGTGGTGGGCGCCGGTCCGTCCGGGTCCACAGCTGCCAAACTGCTTGGTGAAGCCGGTGTGCGTGCACTCGTGCTGGAAAAAGCCGAGGTCTTCCCTCGGGAGAAACCCTGCGGAGGCGGCCTCTCCGCCCGCATGCTGACACGCTTTCCGTATGTCAAAGACGTCCTTGCCGAAATCGGCACCAACCCCATCCGGCGCGTGTACCTGGAGTCTCCCGACGGCACCGGCGTGACCTGGGAGCAGGACGATCCCATCATGTACCTGATCCGCCGCTGGGAGTTCGATGCTGCTCTGTTCCGCCGCGCCCAGGCAGTGGCCCAGGTGGAGCTGGGTGTCACGGTTCGTGCACTCCGCGTCCTGCCAGATGGCGTTGAAGTCGAAGCCACGGATGGCCGCACCTTTCGCGCCAAAATGGTCATCGGCTGCGACTCAGCTAACTCCGTCATCGCCCGCCATAGCGGCCTGCGAGTCGGCGACATCCGGTCAGAATACGCAGTCGACATGATGGAGGAGACACCGGTCGCCAGGCTGCAGGCCGCGCGTCCCGATACGGTTTCGCTCTTCCTCACGCTGACCAAAACCTTCGGCTACGGCTACATCTTCCCTAAGACCGACCACTGCAACCTCGGCTTCGGGTGCAAGCTCAATTACTACCTGGAGGAGCTGCGCGGCAGGGGCAAAGAACATCACGCTGCCTGGGTGGAGGAGATGAAGCAGAAAGGCTTCGTCACCGGCGAAACGCAGAAGGACAGCTATAAAGCATTCCCCATTCCCGTCGGCGGTCCACTGGCGAAGACCTATACCGGACGTGTTCTTCTGGCAGGCGATGCCGGCGGATTCGTGAACGCCTTCACCGCCGAAGGCATCTTCTACGCCATGAGCTCAGGCGCCCTGGCTGCCGAGGCGGCAATCGCCGCCATCCAGGCAGGCGATTTCTCCGAGGGGCAGTTGAAGAGCTACGAGCGCGTATGGAAGGCGGAGATCGGCGGAGATCTTGAACACTCGGTCGATATCCAGCGCCGTCTCTTCAACGACTCCGGCCGTATCGATCAGATCGTTCGCGCCGCCGCGCGCGATCAAGATCTTCTGCGGCTTCTGATCGGCTACAGCATGGGAGCGGTCCGCTACGAGGAGCTGCGGAACTACATGGCGGCCTCAGCATTGCCCAAGTGGGTGATGAGCAAGATCACGTCGGTCTTTCGCTTCGGTTCGAAAGGCACTGCGGCTACGTCTGGCGTCTAA
- a CDS encoding molybdopterin-containing oxidoreductase family protein — translation MPHAQANTKVVHAVCSHDCPDSCGVLVTVDTLTGRATKVQGDPSHPVTRGFLCGKVAKYLDRVYSPDRLLYPMRRRSDVPKGPLEKGNEAAAFERISWDEALDLIAGRLKAITETHGPESVLPYSYAGTIGQLGYGSMDRRFFHRLGASQLDRTICASAGGAAMMSVYGVKLGVEPQNFAHARYIIAWGANIHGNNIHLWPFIEQARRDGAKLIVIDPYKTRTAALADWHIAIHPGTDTALALGMMHVIVRDGLENTEYIARCTHGFDDLKRHVRQPEYAPAQVEKVTGVAAADIERLAREYARAVPSAIRLNYGIQRSENGGAGARAVLMLPLLTGAWMHRGGGVQLSTSGSFPFNSTRLQMPELMLASPLKREARVVNMSQLGQALTELNDPPVKAMFVYNSNPAAVAPNQNAVLRGMAREDLFTVVHEQFFTDTADYADVLLPAPTFLEVKDTQGAYGHLFAQLSSPAIAPLGEARSNVWLFGQLGQRMGFPETCFRDTEDDLIAQAYETTHPWFAGITPERLEKEGHVRLNLPEGEPFSYPEWFRTPSGKGEFSSTAIAEAGSDALPTFHVPNESRLSPQAAIYPLEFLPRKADNYMNSTFANLESHQKLESGRIGVLEMHRTDAALRGIATGDPVEIFNDRGRMQLIAHVNGTVPEGVVAARLSWNKTHAEGQGINLLTSERLTDIGGGATFYSTLVEVRKSCV, via the coding sequence ATGCCCCACGCGCAGGCCAATACGAAAGTGGTGCACGCCGTCTGTTCGCATGACTGCCCGGACTCCTGCGGAGTCCTGGTGACGGTCGACACGCTGACCGGACGCGCCACCAAGGTGCAGGGAGATCCCTCGCATCCGGTCACACGCGGCTTTCTCTGCGGTAAGGTCGCCAAGTATCTCGACCGCGTCTATTCGCCAGACCGCCTGCTTTACCCCATGCGCCGCCGTTCGGATGTGCCGAAAGGCCCACTGGAGAAGGGCAACGAGGCTGCAGCCTTCGAGCGCATCTCCTGGGATGAGGCGCTGGATCTGATTGCTGGGCGCCTGAAGGCCATTACAGAGACTCACGGGCCGGAGTCGGTGCTCCCCTACTCCTATGCGGGCACCATCGGTCAGCTCGGCTACGGTTCGATGGATCGCCGCTTCTTCCATCGCCTGGGAGCCTCGCAGCTCGACCGCACCATCTGCGCCAGCGCCGGCGGTGCTGCCATGATGAGCGTCTACGGTGTAAAGCTCGGTGTCGAGCCGCAGAACTTCGCGCACGCCCGCTACATCATCGCCTGGGGCGCGAATATTCACGGCAACAACATCCACCTGTGGCCTTTCATCGAACAGGCGCGCCGCGATGGAGCGAAACTGATCGTCATCGATCCGTATAAGACCCGCACCGCGGCTCTGGCGGACTGGCACATCGCCATCCATCCCGGAACCGACACGGCTCTGGCGCTCGGCATGATGCACGTCATCGTGCGCGACGGTCTGGAGAACACGGAATACATCGCCCGCTGCACGCATGGCTTCGACGACCTCAAGCGCCATGTCCGGCAACCTGAATACGCTCCGGCACAGGTGGAGAAGGTGACCGGCGTTGCCGCTGCCGATATCGAGCGCCTCGCGCGGGAATATGCCCGTGCCGTGCCTTCGGCCATCCGGTTGAACTACGGCATCCAGCGCAGTGAGAACGGCGGCGCCGGCGCCCGTGCCGTGCTGATGCTGCCGCTGCTGACCGGCGCCTGGATGCATCGCGGCGGCGGTGTACAGCTTTCCACCTCAGGCTCCTTTCCGTTCAATTCAACGCGGCTACAGATGCCAGAGCTGATGCTGGCCAGCCCGCTGAAGCGTGAGGCGCGCGTGGTGAACATGTCACAGCTCGGCCAGGCGCTGACGGAGTTGAATGATCCGCCGGTGAAGGCGATGTTTGTCTACAACAGCAATCCCGCGGCAGTGGCTCCAAACCAGAATGCGGTGCTGCGCGGGATGGCTCGCGAAGACCTGTTCACCGTGGTGCACGAGCAGTTCTTCACCGACACGGCCGACTACGCGGACGTCCTGCTGCCCGCACCGACCTTCCTGGAAGTAAAAGACACGCAGGGAGCCTACGGGCATCTCTTCGCACAGCTTTCGTCACCGGCGATTGCGCCATTAGGCGAAGCGAGATCGAACGTGTGGCTTTTTGGCCAGCTCGGCCAACGCATGGGATTTCCAGAGACTTGCTTCCGCGACACCGAAGACGACCTGATCGCGCAGGCATATGAGACAACGCATCCGTGGTTTGCAGGCATTACGCCGGAACGCCTGGAGAAAGAAGGCCATGTCCGCCTGAATCTGCCGGAAGGCGAGCCATTCTCTTATCCGGAGTGGTTCCGTACGCCCTCCGGAAAAGGTGAGTTTTCGTCTACAGCGATCGCCGAGGCGGGAAGCGATGCGCTTCCGACCTTCCACGTTCCCAACGAATCGCGGTTGAGTCCCCAGGCGGCGATCTATCCGCTGGAGTTCCTGCCGCGCAAGGCCGACAACTACATGAATTCCACCTTCGCCAACCTGGAGAGCCATCAGAAGCTGGAGTCCGGACGAATCGGCGTACTGGAGATGCATCGCACCGATGCTGCCCTGCGCGGCATCGCCACCGGAGACCCGGTGGAAATCTTTAACGATCGGGGACGGATGCAACTTATCGCCCACGTCAACGGCACGGTACCGGAAGGCGTGGTGGCTGCCCGTCTCTCCTGGAATAAGACACATGCCGAAGGTCAGGGCATCAATCTGCTCACCAGCGAACGCCTTACCGATATCGGCGGAGGTGCAACTTTTTATTCCACATTGGTAGAGGTTCGCAAATCCTGCGTCTAA